Part of the Capsicum annuum cultivar UCD-10X-F1 chromosome 12, UCD10Xv1.1, whole genome shotgun sequence genome is shown below.
ATATGATTAGGGTGAATCTTGAAAGATATGAAAGATCTCCTCCAAGCCGTACATACGACATTCATTGAATACGACTTTTATCCTCATTTGCTTGCTCCAACAAGCCTTGGCGAGCAAAATAGTCGCATGATATGATTTTTCCTCATTTGCTCCTAAGCCGTGGTGAGGAAATATACCCAAGACACATGCTACTCAAAGAAATAATAGAGATGCGCTCAAACTGCAGAGTCTTGCCCAGGAACAATTAAGAGCATCAACTGCTGCCACGTTTGTTTTGGAGGTGACGGTCAAATATCATCGAACTGCTGACCAAAAAGTATCTTAAATATATAGATGAAAAAACTCAATGCATAGAGATGCATGGTGAACCATCTTTACATGTTCAGCAACAGGAGGCAATCATCAAACTAAATCCACTAATACTACGCAGGTATATGGAAACCGTTTCGACGACATTATGAACAGcacagaagaaaaaaaaagccAGAGAAAACTGAGAAAATAGCATTCCCATATCATGAAGCTTAAATCAATCAAGGGAATGGGAAGCAAACAAAAGAATACACAATTCTAACCCAAAATATTTAGGAGCTGTGCATCCAATCTTTGCTGCAACTCCTTGACCTTGATTGAAAGCTCAGCAGTTTGCTCCTTGTAGCTTTTGATCAGATAATCCTTCCCTTCAATCACGTCTTTCAACTCATCTTTTTCACGCTTCAGCATTTCAAACCTTTCTCCATCTCCTCTACCCTTTTCTGAGGTATCTGAATTTTTATCAACTTCAAGGTGACCGTTAGTATGAGCATAACGGACTTCAGCTGGCCATACAGGTACTGTTGGGGGCTTGTCACAAGAACCACCTTGTCCCATGCAATGATCTGCAATTGCCTTCCTCAGCCTCTGTATCTCTCTCTCCGAATCAAACAGATCTCTATTTGCAGCATCCAGCAATGACTGCTGATGGGCGGAAAGAGACAGCTGATTGTTGAGAGAAGCCTGCAACTCTACGATTTGTTCTTGCATCTCTAATATTGTTTCGTCCCTTCTCTTTAACTGTAGTCTCAGCTTTTGTATCACTTCGCGCTTGCTGTATATATCAGAACCGGATTCTGAGACACATGGCGACTCAGAGCTGTTAGAGCGGTGGAATGGTTTCTGTGGCAGTTCAAGACGCTCAGGAGAGGTAGGCCAAGCCCGGCCATTCTCTTTATTGAATTCGATGGCAGGCACTGTCACGAGAGGGAGCACCATTTCAGGATCAGAACCATTATACTGCTGCTTCGTAATTTCCAATCCTCCAGTTACTGTTATAAAAATAGATCATGTTCATTAAAATAGCCAACACTAATTAGCAGAACACGATAGGATGTATGAGAGCAGTAAGCACATTAAATCACTTCAAACTTTTTTGTCGTGTTCTCTACACTTGTCTTTCTAAACTGGGAATAAGGCTATTGCACAAGGATAAAGAAGACCGGCAGCTAAAATGACATATAATTCACACAGAAAATTGAGAAGATTATAGAGGAGCTAATCTTCTACAGATCTAAGGAATTCTTCAAAGATTCAGCAAAGTTCGGATTATCGCTAGATAAGAGAGAATACAAACTAATCTGAGAAAAACAATTAGATCAaaacaaaactcaaaatctcaaaatactgaaTTGTCAAAAAATAGCAGGACCTATTCACACAGCTTGTGTTGCGTCCACTGAACTAAAATCCCGACTCCTGAAGGCTCTTTATAATgggagtaaaaaaaaaaactagcagTTCCCACCAAATTGCACATCTtatcaacaacatcaaaatacTGCACCTGATAAAATCAAATGAGAGAAGCTACTACAAGGACCCAATGAAACAACATCAAAATACTGCAC
Proteins encoded:
- the LOC107850963 gene encoding uncharacterized protein LOC107850963 isoform X1, which produces MKPLEMKPRTNGGSRSQRSKGVQSEGPNWVIIAGSALLSTLSVRLGYKLKQVLDSRQQNKTTSSLKGNEKSPDRSKLGNGRLQPSTYYFSQDDGCYNCNTVTGGLEITKQQYNGSDPEMVLPLVTVPAIEFNKENGRAWPTSPERLELPQKPFHRSNSSESPCVSESGSDIYSKREVIQKLRLQLKRRDETILEMQEQIVELQASLNNQLSLSAHQQSLLDAANRDLFDSEREIQRLRKAIADHCMGQGGSCDKPPTVPVWPAEVRYAHTNGHLEVDKNSDTSEKGRGDGERFEMLKREKDELKDVIEGKDYLIKSYKEQTAELSIKVKELQQRLDAQLLNILG
- the LOC107850963 gene encoding uncharacterized protein LOC107850963 isoform X2 translates to MKPRTNGGSRSQRSKGVQSEGPNWVIIAGSALLSTLSVRLGYKLKQVLDSRQQNKTTSSLKGNEKSPDRSKLGNGRLQPSTYYFSQDDGCYNCNTVTGGLEITKQQYNGSDPEMVLPLVTVPAIEFNKENGRAWPTSPERLELPQKPFHRSNSSESPCVSESGSDIYSKREVIQKLRLQLKRRDETILEMQEQIVELQASLNNQLSLSAHQQSLLDAANRDLFDSEREIQRLRKAIADHCMGQGGSCDKPPTVPVWPAEVRYAHTNGHLEVDKNSDTSEKGRGDGERFEMLKREKDELKDVIEGKDYLIKSYKEQTAELSIKVKELQQRLDAQLLNILG